Proteins from one Piscinibacter lacus genomic window:
- a CDS encoding histidine phosphatase family protein, translating into MSARERCETGPVLRPAVPGEACRVLVIRHGETDWNVGSRIQGQIDIGLNDRGRWQAARLAEALRDEPIDAIYASDLQRAWHTAEALAAVGLPQPRAEPGLRERHFGIFQGLAWDEIAEQHPEAHRRWKTRDPAFGPEGGESLEVFYARVTAVAERLLAPHPGQTVALIAHGGVLDCLYRAAARVALSAPRGWTLPNTGVGRLVHSSEGLALLGWADTRHLDEQAGADDATVGPAA; encoded by the coding sequence ATGAGTGCCCGCGAACGCTGCGAGACCGGGCCTGTCCTCCGCCCGGCCGTGCCCGGCGAGGCCTGCCGGGTGCTCGTCATCCGCCACGGCGAGACCGACTGGAATGTCGGCAGCCGCATCCAGGGCCAGATCGACATCGGCTTGAACGACCGTGGCCGCTGGCAGGCCGCCCGCCTGGCCGAGGCCCTGCGCGACGAGCCCATCGACGCGATCTATGCCAGCGACTTGCAGCGCGCCTGGCACACGGCCGAGGCCCTGGCCGCCGTCGGCCTGCCGCAGCCGCGCGCCGAGCCCGGCCTGCGCGAGCGGCATTTCGGCATCTTCCAGGGCCTGGCCTGGGACGAGATCGCCGAGCAGCATCCCGAGGCCCATCGGCGCTGGAAGACGCGCGATCCGGCCTTCGGCCCCGAGGGCGGCGAGAGCCTGGAGGTCTTCTATGCGCGGGTGACCGCCGTGGCCGAGCGCCTGCTGGCCCCGCATCCGGGCCAGACGGTGGCCTTGATCGCCCACGGCGGCGTGCTCGACTGCCTCTACCGCGCAGCCGCCCGGGTGGCCCTGAGCGCGCCCCGCGGCTGGACCCTGCCCAACACCGGGGTCGGCCGTCTCGTGCACAGCTCCGAAGGCCTGGCTTTGCTGGGCTGGGCCGACACCCGCCACCTGGACGAGCAGGCCGGCGCGGACGACGC
- a CDS encoding DUF1840 domain-containing protein, whose product MLYVFKSAATADLRMTQVHGEGVLRALGREPAPQGIVLPEQVPPALASLDAAIVEEEAAFAALEEAARAEGGPLPQRPAVMLRQRAWPLRQALERAAAAGKPLVWGV is encoded by the coding sequence ATGCTCTACGTCTTCAAATCTGCCGCAACCGCAGACCTGCGGATGACCCAGGTGCACGGCGAGGGCGTGCTGCGCGCCCTCGGCCGCGAGCCTGCACCCCAGGGCATCGTCCTGCCCGAGCAGGTGCCGCCGGCCCTGGCCTCCCTGGACGCTGCCATCGTCGAAGAGGAAGCCGCCTTTGCCGCGCTCGAAGAGGCCGCCCGGGCCGAGGGCGGCCCCCTGCCCCAGCGCCCCGCGGTGATGCTGCGCCAGCGCGCCTGGCCGCTGCGCCAGGCGCTGGAGCGCGCCGCGGCCGCGGGCAAGCCGCTGGTCTGGGGGGTCTGA
- a CDS encoding PEP-CTERM sorting domain-containing protein, with protein MPSTLSKPPAPAARRAQPLPGRALLAALGLSIAALVPPVQAAPIASLSATSDCPALSAGCNQQTVDEIPFGSLLIQAPGNPGDRNLDVFALDLDLLLSATPDAQALIDSDQANFNVSITAAVQTTDPMAPETYFSSFSYTLSAFPGAPAFTSANVFTLATQGSTVQNDFVDLAPLGTLSLPLRIELPALFGQLAGAQYQVDASVFVLSATPGLSLTAKLDLLGFQAPTAPVPEPGTWGLMLLGLAALGAARRRTALRRTIRGIPITEEASCSTSSNLPQPQTCG; from the coding sequence ATGCCCTCGACCCTTTCCAAGCCCCCCGCGCCCGCGGCCCGTCGCGCCCAGCCCCTGCCGGGTCGCGCCCTGCTCGCGGCCCTGGGGCTGAGCATTGCGGCCCTGGTCCCGCCGGTCCAGGCGGCGCCCATCGCCAGCCTGTCGGCCACCAGCGACTGCCCGGCCCTGTCCGCGGGCTGCAACCAGCAGACCGTCGACGAGATTCCCTTCGGCAGCCTGCTCATCCAGGCGCCCGGCAACCCTGGCGATCGCAATCTGGATGTGTTCGCCCTCGACCTGGACCTCTTGCTGAGCGCCACGCCCGATGCCCAGGCCCTGATCGACAGCGACCAGGCCAACTTCAACGTCTCGATCACCGCCGCGGTGCAAACGACCGACCCGATGGCCCCGGAGACCTACTTCAGCAGCTTCAGCTACACCCTGTCCGCCTTTCCCGGGGCGCCGGCCTTCACCTCGGCCAATGTCTTCACCCTGGCCACCCAGGGCAGCACGGTGCAGAACGACTTCGTCGACCTGGCGCCGCTGGGCACGCTCAGCCTGCCGCTGCGGATCGAGCTGCCGGCCCTGTTCGGCCAGCTTGCCGGGGCCCAGTACCAGGTCGATGCCTCGGTCTTCGTCCTGTCGGCCACGCCCGGCCTGAGCCTGACGGCCAAGCTCGACCTGCTGGGCTTCCAGGCCCCGACCGCGCCGGTGCCCGAGCCGGGCACCTGGGGCCTGATGCTGCTGGGCCTGGCCGCCCTCGGCGCCGCCCGACGTCGCACGGCGCTGCGCCGCACAATCCGAGGCATCCCGATCACCGAGGAGGCCTCATGCTCTACGTCTTCAAATCTGCCGCAACCGCAGACCTGCGGATGA
- a CDS encoding methyl-accepting chemotaxis protein — protein sequence MFKLHNYRLTVRIGSGFLILTLLFAVLGGLGLLALTRMEAVLAAGQAAAGVEQAALLRRLITGVLIVSMLTALGMAWATHVSFSRPVEQVVQMVSRIAGGDLATRIESHGRDEFAWLHHELNAMRKKLQHALSEVRSSAEQVEAASSEIASGNNDLSARTETQAGSLQQTASSMMQLTGTVKQNADSARQANELVMAASDVASRGGQVMSQVVATMQAINGSAQKINDIIGVIDGIAFQTNILALNAAVEAARAGEQGRGFAVVAGEVRNLAQRSAQAAKEIKTLIGDSVDRASDGARQVDEAGATMQEILRSVQKVTSIMGEIRHASEEQSAGIQQINQAIDQMDGVTQQNAALVEQAAAAAGSLREQAQKLTGTVAVFRLAA from the coding sequence ATGTTCAAGCTGCACAACTACCGCCTGACCGTCCGCATCGGATCGGGCTTCCTCATCCTCACCCTACTGTTCGCCGTGCTCGGCGGCCTGGGCCTGCTGGCGCTCACGCGCATGGAAGCCGTACTGGCGGCCGGCCAGGCGGCCGCGGGCGTCGAGCAGGCGGCCCTGCTGCGGCGGCTGATCACCGGCGTCTTGATCGTCTCGATGCTGACCGCCCTGGGCATGGCCTGGGCCACCCATGTCAGCTTCAGCCGCCCGGTCGAGCAGGTGGTCCAGATGGTTTCGCGCATTGCCGGGGGCGACCTTGCCACCCGCATCGAAAGCCATGGCCGCGACGAGTTCGCCTGGCTCCACCACGAGCTGAACGCGATGCGCAAGAAGCTTCAGCATGCGCTCAGCGAGGTGCGCAGCTCGGCCGAACAGGTCGAGGCTGCGTCCAGCGAGATCGCCTCGGGCAACAACGACCTCTCGGCCCGAACCGAGACCCAGGCCGGCAGCCTGCAGCAGACCGCCAGCTCGATGATGCAGCTCACCGGCACCGTCAAGCAGAACGCCGACAGCGCCCGCCAGGCCAATGAGCTGGTGATGGCCGCCAGCGACGTGGCCAGCCGCGGCGGCCAGGTCATGAGCCAGGTGGTCGCGACCATGCAGGCCATCAACGGCAGCGCGCAGAAGATCAACGACATCATCGGCGTGATCGACGGCATCGCCTTCCAGACCAACATCCTCGCGCTCAATGCCGCGGTGGAGGCGGCCCGGGCCGGCGAGCAGGGCCGCGGCTTCGCCGTGGTGGCCGGCGAGGTGCGCAACCTCGCCCAGCGCAGCGCGCAAGCCGCCAAGGAGATCAAGACCCTGATCGGCGATTCGGTCGACCGCGCCAGCGACGGCGCCCGCCAGGTCGACGAGGCCGGCGCGACCATGCAGGAGATCCTGCGCAGCGTGCAGAAGGTCACGTCCATCATGGGCGAGATCCGCCATGCCAGCGAGGAGCAGTCGGCCGGCATCCAGCAGATCAACCAGGCCATCGACCAGATGGACGGCGTGACCCAGCAGAACGCCGCGCTGGTCGAGCAGGCCGCGGCGGCCGCCGGCTCGCTGCGCGAACAGGCCCAGAAGCTGACCGGTACCGTCGCCGTCTTCCGCCTGGCGGCCTGA